A single genomic interval of Phocoenobacter uteri harbors:
- a CDS encoding GrxA family glutaredoxin has translation MFIEIYGRLSCPYCVRAITLAEKMTEQLEDCKFEFTDMIAKNISKEDLEPRVGKKVATVPQIFIDNKHIGGCTEFQSLVRQEFSITL, from the coding sequence ATGTTTATCGAAATTTATGGGCGTTTGAGTTGCCCTTATTGTGTTAGAGCTATTACTCTTGCTGAAAAAATGACAGAGCAATTAGAAGATTGTAAATTTGAATTTACAGATATGATTGCTAAAAATATTTCAAAAGAAGACCTTGAGCCAAGAGTAGGCAAAAAAGTTGCGACAGTGCCTCAAATTTTCATTGATAATAAGCACATTGGTGGTTGTACTGAATTCCAATCTCTAGTTAGACAGGAATTCAGTATTACACTTTAA